ACTTGAATCCAAGTTCAAGCATTTCATCTTTTGTCATTTCCATTTTAGTCACCTCAATCATCTGTTTGTGTGGGTTTGGCATAACTGTGCAAACCAATCACTTAAAATGTTTTTGAAATACTTAACCATTGCGGTTTCGAATGTTTTTGAAATGCAGGTGTACAAAATATTATATAACACCGGCATCACTAATTGTCAACCTCTAACTGATAGAGATGTTGACAATAAAGGATGATACCATGAACGAAAATACAAATGTAAAACCCTTGCTCTATGCTGCCCTGTTTGCAGCCCTGACAGCCATTGGCGCTATCATCAAGATACCACTCCCTTTGAGTCCCGTACCCATAACCTTGCAGGTATTCTTTGTACTGCTGGCGGGACTGCTCCTGGGTGCCAGGTGGGGAGGGACCAGTATGGTGGTATATGTGATGCTTGGCATCATCGGTCTTCCAGTATTTTCAGGCGGCTCGTCAGGGCTGGGTGTACTGATGGGTCCCACCGGCGGGTACCTGATAGGATTTGTTGCAGGTGCTTTCATTACCGGACTGATATACACTGGGGCCGGTCACAGTATGCCTGTGACCATCGGCGCAATGATCTGTGGTCTTGCTGCAATATACCTGCCGGGAGTGATCCAGTTATCAGTCGTTGCGAATATGTCCCTGCTACAAGCTGTTGCAGTGGGAATGGTGCCGTTTTTGATAGGGGATGCTATCAAAATAGTGGCTGCATTGATAGTGGCGGACAGGATAAGGCCCTTTTTGAACATATCATGATATCACTGCAAGACGTTTCTTTCTCTTACCCCGCCACGGGTCCGGTACTGGAAAATATCAGTTTTGGAGTCAATAAAGGGGAATACCTTGGAATCATGGGTGATAACGGGTCGGGAAAGACCACCCTGGCACGGCTCATGACCGGGCTATTACTGCCCAAAAAAGGGACCGTCAGGGTAAACGGGATATCCACCGGCGACACGAAACAGTTACTTAACATCCGCAGGGCAGCAGGTATGGTGTTCC
The ANME-2 cluster archaeon DNA segment above includes these coding regions:
- a CDS encoding biotin transporter BioY, giving the protein MLTIKDDTMNENTNVKPLLYAALFAALTAIGAIIKIPLPLSPVPITLQVFFVLLAGLLLGARWGGTSMVVYVMLGIIGLPVFSGGSSGLGVLMGPTGGYLIGFVAGAFITGLIYTGAGHSMPVTIGAMICGLAAIYLPGVIQLSVVANMSLLQAVAVGMVPFLIGDAIKIVAALIVADRIRPFLNIS